The genomic segment GAAGAAAAAGTAAAGAAGAGCCATCTGATTCTGGTTACGGCTATTACGGCTACCAAGGCCGGCATTGGTAAAACTACTGTTTCTATCGGTTTGGCTTTGGGCTTGAACAAGATAGGTAAGAAAGCCATTGTGGCATTGCGTGAACCTTCGTTGGGTCCCTGTTTCGGCATGAAAGGCGGCGCTGCCGGAGGTGGATATGCCCAGGTATTACCGATGGAAAAGATCAACCTGCATTTTACGGGCGATTTTCATGCCATCACCTCTGCACACAACATGATCTCTGCTTTACTCGATAACTATCTCTATCAAAATCAGTCGAAAGGCTTCGGGTTAAAAGAAATACTTTGGCGCAGAGTGCTCGATGTAAACGATCGTTCGCTGCGTAGCATCGTTGTAGGGCTTGGCCCTAAAAGCAACGGTATCACGCAGGAGTCCGGCTTTGATATTACCCCTGCTTCCGAAATCATGGCTATACTTTGTCTGGCTAAGGACTTGAAAGACCTTCGTCGTCGTATAGAAAATATATTGCTTGGCTTTACATATGATAATAAACCGTTTACGGTGAAAGATCTGGGAGTGGCAGGTGCTGTTACTGTGCTATTAAAAGATGCCATTCATCCTAACCTGGTGCAAACCACTGAGAATACGGCTGCTTTCGTTCATGGGGGCCCTTTTGCCAATATTGCTCACGGATGTAATTCGCTATTGGCTACTAAGATGGCAATGACTTATGGTGATTATGTTATTACGGAAGCCGGTTTTGGTGCCGATCTTGGTGCCGAGAAGTTTTATAATATCAAATGTCGCAAATCGGGCTTGCAGCCTTGTTTAACGGTGATTGTTGCTACGGCT from the uncultured Bacteroides sp. genome contains:
- a CDS encoding formate--tetrahydrofolate ligase, encoding MKSDIEIARSIELKKIKQVAEEIGIPRDEVENYGRYIAKIPEHLIDEEKVKKSHLILVTAITATKAGIGKTTVSIGLALGLNKIGKKAIVALREPSLGPCFGMKGGAAGGGYAQVLPMEKINLHFTGDFHAITSAHNMISALLDNYLYQNQSKGFGLKEILWRRVLDVNDRSLRSIVVGLGPKSNGITQESGFDITPASEIMAILCLAKDLKDLRRRIENILLGFTYDNKPFTVKDLGVAGAVTVLLKDAIHPNLVQTTENTAAFVHGGPFANIAHGCNSLLATKMAMTYGDYVITEAGFGADLGAEKFYNIKCRKSGLQPCLTVIVATAQGLKMHGGVSLDHIKEPNIEGLTEGLRNLDKHIRNLREFGQTIVVAFNRYASDSEEEVALLRSHCIDLGVGFAVNNAFSEGGEGAVDLANLVVETIEQKPSEPLKFTYKDGDTVQQKIEKVATGIYGASIVTYSSGARNMIKRIAELGVAHYPVCIAKTQYSFSADPKIYGAVNNFEFHIKDIVINNGAEMIVAIAGEILRMPGLPKEPQALHIDIADGNIEGLS